A window of Dethiosulfovibrio peptidovorans contains these coding sequences:
- a CDS encoding YebC/PmpR family DNA-binding transcriptional regulator, which translates to MSGHSKWANIKHRKAAQDAKRGNLFQKLIKAVIIAAKEGGGDPATNIRLKAALDRAKAASVPSSNIERAIKRGTGEIEGATYEELIYEGYAPEGVAVIVECLTDNKNRTTPEIRMILDRNGGSLGASGCVAWMFERRGVITLAGQELDEEELMEAALESGAEDVETDGGFVVYSDPSVVDDVRSAMEARGYSVEDAESQMVPKSTVKVSDPDRARKILKLMDLLENHDDVQNVSSNFDIPDEVMEQIE; encoded by the coding sequence ATGTCTGGACATTCAAAATGGGCGAATATAAAGCACCGCAAGGCCGCTCAGGACGCCAAGCGGGGCAACCTTTTTCAAAAATTAATCAAAGCTGTAATCATCGCTGCCAAGGAGGGGGGCGGTGATCCAGCGACGAACATCCGTCTGAAGGCGGCCCTTGACAGGGCCAAGGCGGCCAGCGTTCCGTCGAGCAACATCGAACGGGCCATCAAACGAGGTACCGGTGAGATTGAGGGCGCGACCTACGAGGAGCTCATCTACGAAGGCTACGCCCCCGAGGGTGTGGCTGTGATCGTCGAATGCCTGACGGATAACAAAAATCGAACGACCCCGGAGATTCGGATGATCCTGGACAGAAACGGAGGCTCTCTGGGGGCCAGTGGATGCGTTGCCTGGATGTTCGAGCGTCGAGGCGTGATTACCTTGGCTGGGCAGGAGCTGGACGAGGAGGAGCTCATGGAGGCCGCTCTTGAATCCGGGGCAGAGGATGTGGAGACCGACGGCGGCTTTGTAGTGTATTCTGACCCCTCTGTGGTGGACGACGTTCGTTCAGCCATGGAGGCCAGAGGGTACTCTGTGGAGGATGCCGAGAGTCAGATGGTGCCCAAAAGCACGGTGAAGGTGAGTGATCCAGACAGAGCCCGGAAGATATTGAAGCTCATGGACCTTCTGGAGAACCATGACGACGTCCAGAACGTCTCATCCAATTTCGATATTCCCGACGAGGTCATGGAACAGATTGAGTGA
- a CDS encoding stage II sporulation protein SpoIID, translating to MPFFRKTRVVLWLITVVLLCSVSPSGAEQLIRVGLAERRSRVDISSSSALSFSDRSGKRISAGRSASVMVSGSSLRVNGQTMAPPVSVSSSSMLIFNKRRYLGRFDLLLRARRITVVNVLGVESYLRGVLKMEANPSWPIEALKVQAIISRTYALRQIGRHSKKGYDVCDTHHCQAYRGGSAHDPVTDRAIAQTRGMVLTYRGRLAKTFFHSDCGGVTAAVKDVWGGDVPYLRSVADPIPSGSPYMTWTASLKGSTIGRALERAGFPVGVVSAMTVLDRDASGRVRTLLVTGSKGQRKISGHRFRMAVGSRLVKSTAFQIRGSRDFYPIQMPVSSPRPVLSPTVDVVAPLTATEEQLLFLLTKQGAFTSKELIEMLVDPSRKRHYLQREGGSTSGTGSFSVNKPISVPIGKSSHGAFVLKGRGWGHGVGLSQWGARALALSGWPARKILYHYYPGTTLTTR from the coding sequence ATGCCCTTTTTTCGTAAAACGAGGGTCGTGTTGTGGCTCATAACGGTCGTTCTTCTCTGTTCTGTGTCCCCCTCCGGAGCCGAACAACTCATCAGGGTCGGCCTTGCCGAGAGACGCTCACGTGTCGATATCTCGTCGTCTTCGGCTCTCTCTTTTTCTGATCGATCAGGAAAACGGATCTCCGCAGGGCGATCTGCGTCCGTGATGGTCTCGGGCTCCTCCCTACGTGTCAACGGCCAGACGATGGCCCCGCCGGTGTCGGTATCGTCGTCGTCGATGCTTATCTTCAACAAACGCAGATACCTTGGGCGATTCGACCTCCTGCTTCGGGCCAGGAGGATCACCGTGGTGAACGTCCTGGGCGTGGAGAGCTATCTTCGTGGCGTTCTCAAGATGGAGGCTAATCCATCCTGGCCTATCGAGGCCCTCAAGGTCCAGGCCATCATCTCCCGAACGTACGCCCTGAGACAGATTGGGCGTCACAGCAAAAAGGGCTACGACGTCTGTGATACCCACCATTGCCAGGCTTATCGGGGAGGGAGCGCCCACGATCCTGTCACGGATCGGGCCATCGCCCAAACTAGGGGGATGGTCCTCACCTACAGAGGGAGGCTTGCCAAGACCTTTTTTCACTCCGACTGTGGCGGGGTCACCGCTGCGGTGAAGGATGTATGGGGTGGAGACGTTCCATATCTTCGCTCTGTCGCCGATCCCATACCCTCGGGATCGCCCTATATGACGTGGACCGCCTCCCTGAAAGGCTCGACCATCGGTCGAGCCTTGGAAAGGGCCGGATTTCCTGTCGGAGTTGTCTCCGCCATGACGGTCCTTGACCGGGACGCTTCTGGACGAGTTCGGACTCTCTTGGTCACTGGATCGAAGGGGCAGAGGAAAATATCGGGGCATCGTTTCCGCATGGCTGTCGGAAGTCGTCTGGTCAAGAGCACGGCTTTTCAAATTCGGGGCAGCCGGGATTTCTATCCGATCCAGATGCCTGTATCCTCTCCTCGCCCAGTGCTATCGCCCACCGTCGATGTGGTTGCTCCTCTGACCGCTACCGAGGAACAGCTCCTGTTCTTGCTCACAAAACAAGGGGCCTTTACGTCAAAGGAGCTTATCGAGATGCTCGTCGATCCGTCTCGTAAACGACACTATCTTCAGAGGGAAGGTGGCAGCACGTCAGGAACCGGCAGCTTTTCGGTCAACAAGCCGATCTCCGTCCCCATCGGGAAATCCTCCCATGGTGCCTTCGTCCTGAAAGGGCGGGGTTGGGGGCACGGCGTCGGGCTTTCCCAGTGGGGAGCTCGGGCTCTCGCCCTCTCTGGCTGGCCAGCCAGGAAGATCCTGTACCATTATTATCCTGGAACGACGTTGACGACCCGTTGA
- the rseP gene encoding RIP metalloprotease RseP, whose amino-acid sequence MFINILAFVFIIAVCVVIHEYGHYRTAVACGVQVHEFAFGMGPSLISIQGKRNLWSIRLFPIGGFVRLAGMEEDDGKPVAPGMGFDEKSGWARLAVLFAGPGANILLAFILTAGLLWWHGVLDMEAARIGVVMDGYPAQSVGLQPGDVILSVDGEAVDDWASMADRIRSHDDDSPLDLQVRRGEGVFSITVKVPVDPSSGRPLLGVQPGMRRYPLLLALKTSVSYTISMSVAMVRGIFDWIGGQSQVDVSGPVGIASMAGSAAKQGFWAFVSFLAIISLNLGVVNLFPFPALDGGRIAFIIGEMILGKKLPSKIEAYIHLTGFVVLIALIVVITWHDVARLLSS is encoded by the coding sequence ATGTTTATCAATATATTGGCGTTTGTATTCATCATCGCCGTGTGTGTCGTTATCCACGAATACGGTCACTACCGAACTGCCGTGGCCTGTGGCGTACAGGTTCATGAATTTGCTTTCGGTATGGGGCCCTCGTTGATCTCGATTCAGGGAAAGAGGAACCTCTGGTCCATCAGGCTGTTTCCCATCGGTGGATTCGTTCGACTGGCTGGCATGGAGGAGGACGACGGGAAGCCCGTCGCCCCTGGAATGGGGTTCGATGAAAAATCGGGCTGGGCCCGATTGGCCGTTTTATTCGCGGGGCCGGGAGCCAATATACTTCTGGCCTTCATCCTGACGGCGGGCCTGCTCTGGTGGCATGGAGTCCTGGACATGGAGGCCGCCCGGATCGGCGTCGTCATGGACGGATATCCGGCCCAGTCTGTTGGTCTGCAACCTGGCGACGTGATCCTCTCCGTGGACGGTGAGGCTGTCGACGACTGGGCTTCCATGGCCGACCGGATCCGTTCCCACGATGACGATTCGCCCTTGGATCTCCAGGTTCGTCGAGGCGAGGGGGTTTTCTCCATAACGGTTAAGGTTCCCGTGGATCCCTCGTCAGGGCGGCCACTGCTTGGGGTTCAACCTGGGATGCGGCGCTATCCCCTCCTCCTGGCCCTGAAAACCTCTGTCTCGTATACCATCTCTATGTCGGTCGCTATGGTCCGGGGGATATTCGACTGGATTGGAGGACAGAGCCAGGTCGATGTCTCCGGTCCCGTGGGCATCGCCTCCATGGCCGGATCGGCCGCAAAACAGGGATTCTGGGCGTTTGTGTCCTTCCTGGCGATTATCAGTCTGAACTTGGGGGTAGTCAACCTTTTCCCATTTCCGGCCCTGGACGGCGGTCGAATCGCCTTTATCATAGGGGAGATGATCCTGGGCAAAAAACTTCCGTCGAAGATCGAGGCGTACATTCATCTGACCGGATTTGTCGTGCTGATCGCTCTCATCGTGGTTATCACCTGGCACGATGTGGCCCGGCTTCTGTCGTCGTGA
- a CDS encoding Holliday junction branch migration DNA helicase RuvB, with protein sequence MSSDQRLVDVSDQDDDLSLRPLSLDDFTGQEPIKNKLRIYIKAARQRGEALDHSLFYGPPGLGKTTLAGIIAREMGGDLRITTGPALEKTGDLAALLSNLQDNDVLFIDEIHRMNSSIEEILYSAMEDFSLHIIVGKGPLARNICLSLPRFTLVGATTRLGLLTSPLRARFGIVEQLSLYSGRELASIIDRGASVLRVPIDPEAALKIAERSRGTPRIALRVLRRVRDVAEVSGSGIITAALAERAMAMLGLDDLGLDEGDRRILEALVDLFGGGPVGLSTVAAALNEEPQTVEDIYEPYLLQLGFLERTPRGRKATARTYSYLGRSVPQDRQLVIPIKEDQ encoded by the coding sequence ATGAGCTCTGATCAGCGTCTGGTCGACGTCTCCGATCAAGACGACGACCTTTCCCTTCGTCCCCTTTCTCTGGACGATTTTACGGGGCAGGAGCCTATCAAGAACAAGCTTCGTATCTATATCAAGGCAGCCCGTCAACGGGGCGAGGCCCTGGATCACTCCCTTTTTTACGGACCGCCGGGGTTGGGCAAGACCACCCTTGCAGGGATCATCGCCCGGGAGATGGGGGGGGATCTTCGAATTACCACAGGGCCTGCCCTGGAGAAGACCGGAGATCTGGCAGCTCTTCTGTCAAATCTCCAGGATAACGATGTCCTGTTCATCGATGAGATTCACCGTATGAACAGCAGCATCGAGGAGATCCTGTACTCGGCTATGGAGGACTTCTCCCTCCACATTATCGTCGGCAAGGGGCCTTTGGCCAGAAATATCTGCCTCTCTCTTCCCCGGTTTACCCTGGTAGGAGCCACCACCAGACTTGGTCTTCTCACGTCCCCACTGAGGGCCCGATTCGGCATCGTTGAACAGCTCTCCCTCTATTCAGGACGGGAATTGGCATCTATCATCGATCGGGGGGCCTCGGTGCTTCGGGTGCCCATCGACCCCGAGGCCGCTCTGAAGATCGCTGAGCGCTCCCGGGGGACCCCTCGCATTGCCCTTCGAGTGCTTCGTCGAGTTCGAGACGTGGCGGAGGTCTCTGGGAGTGGGATCATCACGGCCGCTCTTGCGGAACGGGCCATGGCCATGCTCGGTCTGGATGATCTCGGATTGGACGAGGGGGATCGTCGTATCCTGGAGGCCTTGGTCGATCTGTTCGGAGGCGGTCCCGTGGGACTCTCCACCGTGGCGGCGGCTCTCAACGAGGAACCTCAGACGGTGGAGGACATCTACGAACCGTACCTGCTTCAGCTGGGCTTTCTGGAGAGAACCCCCCGAGGTCGAAAGGCTACGGCCCGGACCTATTCGTATTTAGGGCGCTCTGTACCTCAGGATCGTCAGCTTGTCATACCCATTAAGGAGGATCAGTGA
- a CDS encoding tRNA preQ1(34) S-adenosylmethionine ribosyltransferase-isomerase QueA, whose translation MTDERLYLTSSYGYQLPEGLIAQSPAVPRDSSRLLILSRRDGTMEHRRFSDLTEYLHPGDLLVRNDTRVMAARLMGTKIGGGAKVELLLLSRLSDRTWEALVRPGRRLQPGVPVELEDGTTVTIEANRSEGLREVAFPDGLNVDKLMDRLGVVPLPPYITNTSSPAESYQTVFSRNPRSAAAPTAGLHFTSELLDKVARMGVEIVDVTLHVGLGTFRPVQEDDIRAHHMHRERCFISSKTAEAVNRARREGRRVVAVGTTSVRTLESMVENGEVVSGSRETSLYIYPGFRFQAVDAMITNFHLPHSSLLMLVSAFAGLDMVQNAYREAVRREYRFFSFGDAMLIT comes from the coding sequence ATGACTGACGAGAGGCTCTACCTGACGTCTTCCTATGGGTATCAGCTCCCCGAGGGGCTCATCGCCCAATCTCCCGCGGTTCCCCGGGATTCATCGAGGCTTCTGATCCTGTCCCGTCGTGATGGCACGATGGAACATCGCCGTTTCTCCGACCTGACGGAGTATCTTCATCCCGGAGATTTGTTGGTTCGCAACGATACCCGGGTTATGGCCGCCAGGCTGATGGGAACCAAGATCGGAGGAGGGGCCAAGGTGGAACTCCTTCTGTTATCCCGACTCAGCGATCGAACCTGGGAGGCCCTTGTACGGCCGGGACGGCGTCTTCAGCCCGGGGTTCCCGTCGAACTGGAGGACGGAACGACGGTCACCATCGAGGCAAACAGATCGGAGGGACTCAGAGAGGTCGCTTTCCCCGATGGGCTGAACGTGGACAAGCTCATGGACCGACTGGGGGTCGTGCCTCTGCCGCCGTATATCACGAATACGTCGTCTCCAGCCGAGTCCTACCAAACGGTTTTTTCCCGAAATCCTCGATCTGCGGCAGCGCCCACGGCCGGGCTTCACTTTACCTCAGAACTTTTGGACAAAGTGGCCCGTATGGGGGTGGAGATCGTCGACGTGACCCTTCACGTCGGGCTGGGGACATTTCGTCCGGTTCAGGAAGATGACATTCGAGCTCATCACATGCATCGGGAGCGGTGCTTCATCTCGTCGAAGACCGCCGAGGCCGTGAACCGTGCTCGGCGGGAAGGTCGTCGGGTCGTGGCGGTGGGGACTACGTCGGTCCGTACCCTGGAGTCGATGGTTGAGAACGGCGAGGTCGTCTCCGGGAGTCGAGAGACGTCTCTGTATATCTACCCAGGGTTTCGGTTTCAGGCTGTGGATGCCATGATCACTAATTTTCATCTCCCCCATAGTTCCCTCCTCATGCTGGTATCTGCCTTTGCCGGTTTGGATATGGTTCAGAATGCCTACAGGGAGGCCGTCCGTCGTGAGTATCGTTTTTTCTCCTTCGGCGATGCCATGCTGATCACGTGA
- the argF gene encoding ornithine carbamoyltransferase, which produces MPLNLKGRSFLTLKDFTFQEINYLLDLAMDLKRKKRAGIKGNLMDRKNVALIFEKSSTRTRCAFTVACIDEGGHPEFLGKNDIHLGRKEDVQDTARVLGRMFDGIQFRGFSQELVEALAKYSGVPVWNGLTDDYHPTQVLADFLTMREAFGCLKGLKLVYVGDGRNNMAKSLMIGAAKVGMHCTIGSPENLFPDKELMDEIQEIAKESGAKIVLESDPKKAVEGAHAVYTDVWASMGEEDKAAEREALLRPYQVNAELMKATGNPDAIFLHCLPAIKGQEVTEEIFESANSRVFDEAENRLHTIKAVMVATMGA; this is translated from the coding sequence ATGCCACTTAATCTCAAAGGACGAAGCTTTCTCACGCTGAAGGATTTCACGTTCCAGGAGATCAACTATCTTCTTGACCTCGCCATGGACCTCAAGCGTAAGAAAAGGGCTGGAATCAAAGGGAACCTCATGGATCGGAAGAACGTGGCTCTCATCTTCGAGAAGTCGTCCACCAGAACGCGGTGTGCCTTCACTGTCGCCTGCATCGACGAGGGTGGTCATCCTGAGTTCCTGGGAAAGAACGACATCCATCTGGGCAGAAAAGAGGACGTTCAGGACACCGCCCGGGTGCTGGGACGGATGTTCGATGGAATTCAGTTCCGGGGATTCAGCCAGGAGCTGGTGGAGGCGTTGGCGAAGTACAGTGGCGTGCCTGTATGGAACGGCCTGACCGACGACTACCATCCCACCCAGGTGCTGGCCGATTTCCTGACCATGCGGGAAGCCTTCGGATGCCTCAAGGGCCTGAAGCTCGTCTACGTGGGCGATGGACGGAACAACATGGCGAAATCCCTGATGATCGGCGCTGCCAAGGTCGGCATGCACTGCACAATCGGCTCGCCCGAGAACCTGTTCCCCGATAAAGAACTCATGGACGAAATCCAGGAAATCGCCAAGGAAAGCGGTGCCAAAATCGTTCTTGAGAGCGACCCCAAAAAGGCAGTCGAGGGAGCCCATGCGGTATACACCGATGTCTGGGCATCCATGGGCGAGGAGGACAAGGCCGCCGAGAGGGAGGCTCTCCTGCGCCCCTACCAGGTGAACGCCGAGCTCATGAAGGCTACCGGGAATCCCGACGCCATCTTCCTCCACTGTCTGCCCGCCATCAAGGGACAGGAAGTCACCGAGGAGATCTTCGAGTCGGCCAACTCCCGGGTTTTCGACGAGGCGGAGAACCGGCTTCACACCATCAAAGCCGTCATGGTCGCCACTATGGGAGCCTGA
- the nadE gene encoding NAD(+) synthase — protein MRRAPAEIVEAIRVWLRRKLDESPCSGAVVGLSGGLDSAVVSVLLRNVCGERMLAVKMPCHSLAEDSCHADLVIDAFGLPSVTVDLSEVYDTLVSVTGVDPHGLAGANVKPRLRMTTLYALAQSRNYLVCGTSNRAEFTVGYFTKHGDSGVDLLPLGALTKAEVRAVASYLAVPPLIIEKPPSAGLWEGQTDEEDMGLSYERIDGYILSEGQTGDGDVRRRYELNAHKRCFPEICDPFGGDMARGAIHQSTR, from the coding sequence ATTCGACGGGCCCCGGCGGAGATCGTCGAGGCCATTCGGGTTTGGCTGAGACGCAAACTCGACGAGAGTCCATGCTCAGGTGCGGTCGTCGGTCTGAGCGGAGGGTTGGACTCGGCGGTGGTTTCAGTTCTACTCCGGAACGTGTGTGGAGAGCGTATGCTGGCGGTGAAGATGCCCTGTCACAGTCTGGCCGAGGACTCCTGTCACGCCGATCTGGTCATCGATGCCTTTGGTTTGCCGTCGGTCACGGTTGACCTGTCGGAGGTGTATGATACTCTGGTCTCCGTAACGGGAGTCGATCCTCACGGACTTGCCGGGGCTAACGTCAAGCCCCGGCTTCGGATGACGACCCTCTATGCCCTGGCTCAGAGCCGAAACTATCTGGTCTGCGGGACGAGCAACAGGGCTGAGTTCACGGTGGGGTATTTCACCAAACACGGCGACTCGGGAGTCGATCTCCTCCCTCTGGGGGCTCTCACAAAAGCCGAGGTTCGAGCCGTGGCCTCGTATCTGGCTGTTCCTCCGCTTATAATCGAGAAACCGCCGTCAGCCGGTCTCTGGGAGGGACAGACTGACGAGGAGGATATGGGGCTCTCCTACGAGAGGATCGACGGCTATATTTTGTCCGAGGGACAAACTGGCGATGGGGACGTTCGGCGACGCTACGAGCTCAACGCCCACAAGCGATGTTTCCCCGAAATATGCGATCCGTTCGGAGGCGACATGGCGAGGGGCGCAATACACCAATCAACGAGGTGA
- a CDS encoding aminodeoxychorismate lyase, with amino-acid sequence MKRFFLSLAFLAVVLGGWATWHLGTSFWTDLLIMPFRNDAPVDYHLPPGQSASVTATELVRLGVAVHRRSLVWWMVHTGVDRKLRPGLYSLSPGASWQVAAQLGTQEPTVWPATIVPGTDLEQYYPFDEDDPSADRLAPLSDDAFPGAMVPLLPLDVRFRAAYLLPETYLLPEKSPRVMVALASRGWWRRFDQRVAGSTSADLFQAAVVASLVERESLRDEERPRVAGVILNRLRLGMPLQIDATVVYAWKLLGRTIRRVTYDDLKVDSPYNTYRIGGLPPGPICIPSAPSWEAALNPESHDYLYYVADGSGAHRFSRSYEEHRRAIRSIRMP; translated from the coding sequence ATGAAACGATTTTTTTTGTCTCTGGCTTTTCTGGCCGTCGTCCTGGGAGGCTGGGCCACATGGCACTTGGGTACCTCCTTCTGGACCGATCTTCTGATAATGCCTTTTCGAAACGATGCACCGGTGGATTATCATCTTCCTCCAGGACAGTCAGCATCCGTCACGGCCACCGAGCTTGTGCGACTGGGAGTCGCTGTTCATCGTCGCTCTCTGGTCTGGTGGATGGTGCACACGGGCGTGGATCGGAAACTTCGGCCGGGACTCTATTCCCTTTCTCCCGGTGCCAGCTGGCAGGTGGCTGCTCAGCTTGGAACCCAGGAACCCACGGTATGGCCCGCCACGATCGTTCCTGGAACCGATCTCGAGCAATACTATCCCTTCGATGAGGACGATCCGTCGGCAGATCGCCTGGCCCCTTTGTCCGACGACGCCTTTCCGGGGGCAATGGTGCCGTTGTTGCCCCTGGACGTTCGCTTCAGGGCCGCGTATCTTTTGCCCGAGACCTATCTTCTTCCTGAAAAGTCTCCTCGAGTCATGGTTGCCCTGGCCTCTCGGGGATGGTGGCGACGTTTTGATCAGAGAGTGGCCGGGAGCACATCGGCCGATCTGTTTCAGGCCGCTGTCGTGGCCTCCCTCGTGGAACGGGAATCTCTTCGTGATGAGGAGCGTCCACGGGTGGCTGGGGTGATCCTCAATAGGCTTCGCCTGGGAATGCCTCTTCAGATCGACGCGACCGTGGTCTATGCCTGGAAGCTTCTTGGTCGAACCATTCGTCGGGTGACCTACGACGATCTGAAAGTGGACTCGCCGTACAATACGTATCGGATAGGCGGGCTGCCTCCCGGGCCTATATGTATTCCATCGGCTCCTTCCTGGGAAGCGGCTTTGAATCCCGAAAGCCACGACTACCTGTATTACGTAGCTGACGGATCGGGAGCCCACCGATTTTCCAGAAGTTACGAGGAGCATCGACGGGCGATCAGATCCATTCGTATGCCGTAA
- the ruvA gene encoding Holliday junction branch migration protein RuvA: protein MLARIRGTVVDETISGAIVDVAGLGFEIQLSRKAGALCSLGAQVELHCHVQFAETGPSLFGFADGLEKAVFLRLLSVRGIGGKLAMQVLQGMAAESVVQAVTLGDPAALTSVPGIGKKTAERICFELQEKMTRGLPETVERGDSRAVIPDRETVLEALESLGFSRQASVQAMAVVAEHRSLEGLGVEELIMIALKHLSSHGAEGR from the coding sequence ATGCTGGCGAGAATCAGGGGAACCGTGGTCGATGAGACCATTTCCGGTGCTATCGTTGACGTGGCTGGCCTTGGTTTTGAGATCCAGCTGAGTCGAAAGGCCGGGGCTCTGTGCTCCCTGGGTGCTCAGGTGGAGCTTCACTGTCACGTCCAGTTTGCCGAGACCGGGCCAAGCCTTTTCGGATTTGCCGACGGCCTTGAGAAGGCCGTCTTTCTCCGCCTTCTCTCGGTTCGGGGCATCGGTGGAAAACTTGCGATGCAGGTCCTTCAGGGCATGGCTGCCGAGTCGGTTGTTCAGGCGGTTACCCTGGGCGATCCTGCCGCTCTGACGTCCGTTCCGGGCATCGGAAAGAAAACCGCCGAGCGTATCTGCTTTGAGCTTCAGGAGAAGATGACTCGAGGTCTTCCTGAAACGGTGGAAAGAGGGGATTCAAGAGCGGTCATTCCCGATAGAGAGACCGTCTTGGAGGCTCTGGAATCACTTGGTTTTTCCCGCCAAGCATCGGTCCAGGCCATGGCCGTGGTGGCTGAGCACCGTTCTTTGGAGGGACTTGGTGTGGAGGAGCTGATTATGATAGCGCTGAAACACCTGAGTTCACACGGGGCGGAGGGGCGGTGA
- the ispG gene encoding 4-hydroxy-3-methylbut-2-en-1-yl diphosphate synthase, whose protein sequence is MARQVLIGGLSIGGDAPIRVESMLKTPLNHRDICLADLKKLHEAGCEMVRVAFPSADLREDLGFVVEYSPIPVMADIHFDPALAVEALVRGCAAIRINPGNMGSPEKLRGVIAAAREHEAVIRIGANSGSISQRQVKEAQGDRGAALALAVEEQLWMLQEHDFHDVILSAKSTSVGETLTANGLLHQRHGDYPFHIGITETGSGIPGVTKSAVGLGILLSRGIGNTLRVSLSDSPLVEVQTGYEILRSLNLRHKGVEIISCPTCGRKKLDVIGAMPDLAPLLEDLPDGFTVAVMGCEVNGPQEARHADIGVAGSPSGIVFFRKGKIVGRCPRDKLAEEMSLLLAPYRLQSTERKEDS, encoded by the coding sequence ATGGCCAGACAGGTACTGATCGGGGGCCTTTCCATCGGCGGGGACGCTCCCATACGGGTTGAAAGCATGCTGAAAACACCTCTGAACCATCGAGACATCTGCCTGGCCGACTTAAAAAAACTGCATGAAGCTGGATGCGAGATGGTCCGGGTGGCCTTCCCGTCGGCAGACCTCAGGGAAGACCTGGGCTTTGTCGTAGAGTACAGCCCCATCCCCGTCATGGCCGATATCCATTTTGATCCGGCCCTGGCGGTGGAGGCTCTGGTCAGAGGTTGTGCCGCTATCAGAATCAACCCGGGAAACATGGGGAGCCCGGAAAAACTGAGGGGCGTCATCGCCGCTGCCAGGGAACACGAGGCCGTCATTCGGATCGGAGCCAACAGTGGATCGATCAGCCAAAGACAGGTGAAAGAGGCTCAGGGAGACAGGGGAGCGGCCTTGGCTCTTGCCGTAGAGGAACAACTTTGGATGCTTCAGGAACACGATTTTCATGACGTTATCCTCTCGGCCAAGTCGACCAGCGTGGGAGAGACCCTGACGGCAAACGGGCTTCTTCACCAGCGACATGGTGACTACCCTTTCCACATTGGCATCACCGAGACCGGATCCGGTATTCCTGGTGTGACCAAAAGCGCCGTCGGTCTCGGTATCCTTCTCTCCAGAGGGATTGGCAACACCCTTCGGGTAAGCCTGAGCGACTCGCCTCTGGTGGAGGTCCAGACAGGGTACGAGATCCTTCGCTCCTTGAACCTGCGACATAAGGGAGTTGAAATTATCTCCTGCCCAACCTGCGGACGAAAGAAACTCGACGTCATTGGCGCTATGCCCGATCTGGCCCCTCTCCTCGAGGATCTTCCCGATGGGTTCACGGTGGCTGTCATGGGTTGTGAGGTCAACGGACCTCAAGAAGCGCGTCACGCCGATATCGGGGTGGCGGGATCTCCGAGCGGGATCGTCTTTTTTCGAAAGGGGAAAATCGTGGGCCGATGTCCCAGAGATAAACTTGCTGAAGAAATGAGTTTACTTCTTGCACCATATCGGCTACAATCTACGGAGAGAAAAGAGGACTCGTAG
- a CDS encoding crossover junction endodeoxyribonuclease RuvC yields the protein MTTSRTSHPISIFPTRSWNRLSEAIRCLGIDPGIGRMGYAVVEQRGSRFRQLIYGCVETSPRMGVPQRLRRLYRAVREQIETCSPHFMAVERLYFGRNTTTAESVWEARGVILLAGAESDLVVLEPKPSEAKITVCGDGRAEKGQVQRMVQTILGLDDLPKPDDAADALAVALAGLALWPGVLAGRS from the coding sequence ATGACGACGTCCAGAACGTCTCATCCAATTTCGATATTCCCGACGAGGTCATGGAACAGATTGAGTGAGGCAATTCGGTGTTTGGGTATCGATCCGGGCATCGGCCGAATGGGATATGCTGTGGTGGAACAGCGGGGAAGCCGATTTCGACAGCTCATCTACGGCTGTGTCGAGACATCCCCCCGGATGGGTGTTCCTCAACGTTTACGTCGGCTCTATCGGGCCGTGAGGGAGCAGATAGAGACATGCTCCCCTCATTTTATGGCAGTGGAACGGCTCTACTTTGGTCGGAACACCACCACGGCCGAGAGCGTCTGGGAGGCCCGGGGCGTGATCCTTCTGGCGGGAGCAGAGAGCGACCTGGTCGTCCTTGAACCCAAACCTTCGGAGGCCAAGATCACCGTCTGTGGAGACGGTCGGGCCGAGAAGGGGCAGGTTCAGCGTATGGTTCAGACTATCCTTGGTCTCGACGATCTTCCGAAGCCGGACGACGCAGCAGACGCTCTGGCCGTGGCCTTGGCTGGGCTTGCTCTTTGGCCGGGAGTCCTTGCGGGGAGGTCCTGA